The following proteins come from a genomic window of Aspergillus luchuensis IFO 4308 DNA, chromosome 3, nearly complete sequence:
- the MAD1 gene encoding coiled-coil domain-containing protein MAD1 (BUSCO:EOG092630UB;~COG:D;~EggNog:ENOG410PKQ7;~InterPro:IPR008672;~PFAM:PF05557;~go_process: GO:0007094 - mitotic spindle assembly checkpoint [Evidence IEA]), producing MNSSINSRPSRDTMRAESPLSLPPAPDALQQSVRSVYPSKPGRLMFSVSQAARASRLMASLDTEKEELLVQVNTLKYELENFKQERDLMVLRHEKELRDLQLKADSDFRKAQVCSILQPLPHVYSTDHVSVPQAAESNSHRATHKSETLAKELKETQDNALNEKAGLERKIRSLQDQNQLLQEEVEDSKAQSLDQERQYKYQISELDTIRSSLQKTIEELQNDLQTVRSDMQTTQEKLRQRETEVADLETENLRLKAEGTDSETLSVLKRELSEQVSHIRNLETTNREQSTELRHLRKIQKNVEVVEEQKRSLENQLQLMKDVESQLGTAQIQIQMLEDERRSWTSLLQDNDQPAEFDSPEAVVKALLQERIEKASLVDKIGSVEAQFLEKDESIKNLETERTTLRQEIEKLRSSAGSVAGGAMAESRMKARLERQRALAVKEVDYLRAQLKAFDTEEVTMNPEQNQFDQQKSEQIANLEKLVDEYRAELEKAHEELAKSEPSQQDESQPRGIKRPLSPAESDAESERLSVLTRKYRTLQESFSKSEQAATLLRKELEASKSQIKSLKARSRTRILELRDNPTAEAENLKLSTVRTLKAENQDLLAQLRGDHAGVKVVPVSTLESMKLEVQDMERVVADKEKRMRRLKEIWTAKSSEFREAVASLLGYKLDFLPNGRVRVTSMFHLSAAYRHGDHDAPSDSRGPGSMGNGEENSIIFDGENGTMKISGGPNSLFAMEIKHLIKFWVEERKDIPCFLAAMTLDFFDKTTRAARM from the coding sequence ATGAATTCAAGCATCAATTCACGTCCTTCGCGGGACACCATGCGCGCAGAATCTCCCTTGTCGCTTCCACCGGCACCCGACGCTTTGCAACAATCGGTCCGCTCAGTTTACCCCTCAAAGCCTGGTAGGTTAATGTTTTCTGTGTCTCAGGCTGCGCGTGCTTCAAGACTAATGGCCTCTCTAGACACGGAAAAGGAGGAGCTGCTAGTGCAGGTGAATACATTAAAGTATGAGCTAGAGAATTTCAAGCAAGAGAGGGATTTGATGGTCCTGCGTCATGAGAAGGAACTACGGGATTTGCAGCTCAAGGCAGATTCGGACTTCCGAAAAGCTCAGGTTTGTTCAATTCTTCAGCCACTACCTCACGTCTATTCCACTGACCATGTTTCTGTCCCACAGGCTGCAGAGAGTAACAGCCACCGGGCCACCCACAAGAGCGAGACTCTAGCGAAAGAGTTGAAGGAAACCCAGGACAATGCCCTTAATGAGAAAGCCGGCCTTGAGCGAAAGATCAGAAGTCTTCAAGATCAGAATCAGTTACTTcaggaggaagtggaagacTCAAAGGCACAATCGCTCGATCAGGAGAGACAGTACAAATATCAGATCAGCGAGCTCGATACTATACGCTCGTCTTTACAAAAGACGATAGAGGAACTGCAGAATGACCTCCAGACTGTTCGGAGTGATATGCAGACTACACAAGAGAAGCTGCGTCAACGAGAAACCGAGGTCGCTGATTTGGAAACGGAAAATCTCCGGCTCAAAGCTGAGGGAACAGATAGCGAAACGCTGTCAGTTCTTAAGCGCGAACTTTCCGAACAAGTCAGCCATATCAGAAATCTGGAAACCACAAACCGTGAGCAAAGCACTGAACTACGACACCTACGGAAAATACAGAAGAACGTTGAAGTTGTGGAGGAGCAAAAGAGATCATTGGAAAACCAACTGCAGTTGATGAAGGATGTGGAGTCACAGCTGGGGACTGCtcagatccagatccagatGTTGGAAGACGAGCGACGGTCTTGGACTAGTCTCTTGCAAGACAATGATCAGCCGGCCGAGTTCGATTCTCCAGAAGCGGTTGTGAAGGCTTTGCTACAAGAGCGCATTGAAAAAGCCTCTCTTGTTGATAAGATAGGCAGTGTTGAGGCTCAgttcttggagaaggacgaATCCATCAAGAACTTGGAGACAGAACGGACCACCCTGCGACAGGAGATTGAAAAGCTCCGGAGCAGTGCCGGTTCTGTTGCGGGTGGAGCTATGGCAGAAAGCCGTATGAAAGCAAGACTCGAACGACAGCGGGCTCTCGCTGTGAAAGAAGTCGATTATTTGCGTGCCCAACTCAAGGCTTTTGACACGGAAGAGGTGACTATGAATCCGGAACAAAATCAATTCGATCAGCAAAAGTCCGAGCAAATCGCCAATCTCGAGAAGCTCGTCGATGAGTATAGGGCCGAGCTTGAAAAGGCCCATGAAGAGCTTGCTAAAAGCGAGCCTTCCCAGCAGGATGAGTCTCAACCCCGCGGAATCAAACGGCCCCTCTCTCCAGCAGAGAGCGATGCAGAAAGCGAACGTCTTTCTGTCTTGACGCGCAAGTATAGAACCCTGCAGGAGTCCTTTTCGAAATCCGAACAAGCAGCGACACTTCTGCGCAAAGAGCTCGAGGCAAGCAAGTCTCAGATCAAGTCCCTCAAGGCTAGATCGCGTACCAGAATCCTTGAGCTGCGTGACAATCCCACGGCCGAGGCAGAAAACCTCAAACTCTCCACTGTGAGGACTTTGAAGGCCGAAAACCAGGACCTCCTTGCTCAATTACGTGGCGATCATGCAGGTGTAAAGGTCGTTCCAGTAAGCACTCTGGAAAGCATGAAATTGGAAGTCCAAGACATGGAGCGAGTAGTCGCGGACAAGGAGAAGCGTATGCGGCGACTGAAGGAAATCTGGACGGCGAAGTCGTCGGAATTCCGCGAAGCTGTTGCGTCCCTGCTGGGATACAAACTGGACTTCCTTCCCAACGGCCGTGTCCGAGTCACCTCGATGTTCCATCTATCAGCTGCTTACAGGCATGGTGACCATGATGCTCCATCCGACTCACGGGGCCCAGGAAGCATGGGCAACGGCGAGGAAAATTCAATAATCTTCGATGGAGAAAACGGTACGATGAAGATCTCGGGTGGTCCCAACAGCCTCTTTGCCATGGAGATCAAGCACCTCATCAAGTTCTGGgttgaggagaggaaagataTTCCTTGTTTCCTTGCTGCTATGACGCTGGACTTTTTCGATAAGACTACTAGGGCTGCGCGCATGTAA
- the NHP2 gene encoding snoRNA-binding protein (COG:J;~EggNog:ENOG410PQ50;~InterPro:IPR004038,IPR029064,IPR004037;~PFAM:PF01248;~go_component: GO:1990904 - ribonucleoprotein complex [Evidence IEA];~go_process: GO:0042254 - ribosome biogenesis [Evidence IEA]), which translates to MAKERTEKKDKREKKEKRAEKDGVSKTSKKEKKEKKDKVALADAVEKELTTKVLDGLDQAATEAPVNGAETERMDVDSRPVGAVVPFASPLVEDKNAKKVLKSVKKAAVNKCLKRGVKEVVKALRKSPIPAANASIGVPNGVVILAADISPMDVISHIPVLCEDHGIPYVFVTSRAELGNSAATKRPTSVVMVVPKSASKGKKKDGEDDGEDFTEVFEELAKLAQKEAKKVNL; encoded by the exons ATGGCTAAGGAAAggaccgagaagaaggacaagcgcgagaagaaggagaagcgcgCGGAGAAGGACGGCGTCTCCAAGAccagcaagaaggagaagaaggagaagaaggacaaggtCGCTCTCGCCGACGCCGTCGAGAAGGAGCTCACCACTAAGGTTCTCGATGGCCTTGATCAGGCTGCCACTGAGGCTCCTGTCAATGGCGCTGAGACCGAGCGCATGGACGTTGACAGCCGCCCCGTTGGCGCCGTTGTTCCTTTTGCCAGCCCTCTGGTCGAAGACAAGAATGCCAAGAAGGTCCTGAAGAGCGTCAAGAAGG CTGCCGTCAACAAGTGCCTGAAGCGCGGTGTCAAGGAGGTCGTCAAGGCTCTCCGCAAGTCGCCCATTCCCGCTGCCAACGCCAGCATCGGTGTCCCCAACGGTGTCGTCATTCTCGCCGCCGATATCTCGCCCATGGACGTTATCTCGCACATCCCTGTCCTGTGTGAGGACCACGGTATCCCCTACGTCTTCGTCACATCCCGAGCTGAGCTCGGCAACTCCGCCGCCACGAAACGCCCCACCAGTGTCGTGATGGTTGTGCCCAAGTCGGCttccaagggcaagaagaaggacggtgaggatgatggagaggactTCACCGAGGTGTTCGAGGAATTGGCCAAGCTCGCCCAGaaggaggccaagaaggtgaACCTGTGA